One stretch of Aeromicrobium fastidiosum DNA includes these proteins:
- a CDS encoding class I adenylate-forming enzyme family protein, producing the protein MNVSDYLHAAASTMPEGVALVEHRAARRQLTWRELDEAADAVARALSARGLVAGQRVAIVMANRVDLPIAYYGILRGGMVAVPINPRSTTREIGRMLADSLARVVLCDEAGVAQVREAVTDDHRVHVVVDGAEPLEGETSFERFLADATGAAPAAPVDAEALAVILYTSGTSGKPRGAMLTHRALIANTEQIARLDPPAMTADDICLGLLPMFHIYGLNCVLGQAVHQGATVVLVDGFDPSGLLDLIAEEGVTNLPLAPPVIAAWAGRDDLRDKLAHVTTILSGASALDADLAEAFRESSGHQIEQGYGLTETSPVIATTHGSPRDVDNHIKHGSVGRALPGIELRIVEAGGVDAAPGDPAEIWVRGDNLFSGYWPDGVDGPDADGWYPTGDIGYLDDDGDLTLVDRLRELVIVSGFNVYPFEVEDVIAEVAGVGQVAVVGLPDEETGEAVVAFVVPAHDAPTDEAVLLEAVDAHCRTRLARFKQPRRTIVVTGLPHSATGKVAKGRLRALARSETLGLDG; encoded by the coding sequence GTGAATGTCAGTGACTACCTGCACGCGGCCGCATCCACCATGCCCGAGGGCGTAGCGCTGGTCGAGCACCGCGCCGCGCGCCGCCAGCTGACCTGGCGCGAGCTCGACGAGGCGGCGGACGCCGTCGCGCGTGCGCTGTCCGCCCGCGGACTGGTCGCGGGCCAGCGGGTCGCGATCGTGATGGCCAACCGGGTCGACCTGCCGATCGCCTACTACGGCATCCTGCGCGGCGGCATGGTCGCCGTCCCGATCAACCCCCGCTCGACGACCCGCGAGATCGGCCGGATGCTCGCCGACTCGCTGGCCCGTGTCGTGCTGTGCGACGAGGCCGGAGTCGCCCAGGTGCGCGAGGCGGTGACCGACGACCACCGCGTCCACGTCGTCGTCGACGGTGCCGAGCCGCTCGAGGGAGAGACGTCGTTCGAGCGCTTCCTGGCCGACGCCACGGGTGCCGCGCCGGCGGCACCGGTCGATGCCGAGGCGCTCGCGGTGATCCTCTACACGTCCGGCACCAGCGGCAAGCCGCGGGGCGCGATGCTGACCCACCGCGCGCTGATCGCCAACACCGAGCAGATCGCCCGACTCGACCCTCCCGCGATGACGGCCGACGACATCTGCCTCGGCCTGCTGCCGATGTTCCACATCTACGGGCTCAACTGCGTGCTGGGCCAGGCGGTGCACCAGGGCGCGACGGTCGTGCTGGTCGACGGGTTCGACCCGTCGGGGCTGCTCGACCTGATCGCCGAGGAGGGCGTCACCAACCTGCCGCTGGCTCCTCCCGTCATCGCCGCCTGGGCCGGCCGCGACGACCTGCGCGACAAGCTCGCGCACGTCACGACGATCCTGTCCGGTGCCTCGGCGCTCGACGCCGACCTCGCCGAGGCGTTCAGGGAGTCGTCGGGTCACCAGATCGAGCAGGGCTACGGGCTCACCGAGACCTCGCCGGTCATCGCGACGACGCACGGGTCGCCGCGCGACGTCGACAACCACATCAAGCACGGCTCGGTCGGACGGGCGCTGCCCGGCATCGAGCTGCGCATCGTCGAGGCGGGCGGCGTCGACGCGGCGCCGGGCGATCCGGCCGAGATCTGGGTCAGGGGCGACAACCTCTTCTCGGGCTACTGGCCCGACGGCGTCGACGGTCCCGATGCCGACGGCTGGTACCCGACCGGCGACATCGGGTATCTCGACGACGACGGCGACCTCACGCTGGTCGACCGTCTGCGCGAGCTCGTGATCGTGTCGGGCTTCAACGTCTACCCGTTCGAGGTCGAGGACGTCATCGCCGAGGTCGCAGGCGTCGGTCAGGTCGCCGTCGTGGGCCTGCCCGACGAGGAGACCGGCGAGGCCGTCGTCGCCTTCGTCGTCCCCGCCCACGACGCGCCCACCGACGAGGCCGTGCTGCTCGAGGCCGTCGACGCGCACTGCCGCACCCGGCTGGCCCGGTTCAAGCAGCCGCGTCGCACGATCGTCGTCACGGGCCTGCCGCACTCGGCCACCGGCAAGGTCGCGAAGGGCCGGCTGAGGGCCTTGGCGCGCAGCGAGACGCTGGGCCTCGACGGGTGA
- a CDS encoding glutaredoxin family protein, which translates to MTIPHASDARVVVYTRVGCHLCEIAEQQVAELCAETGDSWARVDIDDDPDLRQRFTEQVPVTFVDGAQHDFWRVDPTRLRKALARGR; encoded by the coding sequence GTGACGATCCCGCACGCCTCCGACGCCCGCGTCGTCGTCTACACCCGGGTCGGCTGCCACCTGTGCGAGATCGCCGAGCAGCAGGTCGCCGAGCTGTGCGCCGAGACCGGCGACTCCTGGGCGCGGGTCGACATCGACGACGACCCCGACCTGCGCCAGCGCTTCACCGAACAGGTGCCCGTGACGTTCGTCGACGGCGCCCAGCACGACTTCTGGCGGGTCGACCCGACGCGGCTCCGGAAGGCGCTGGCACGCGGTCGATGA